The following coding sequences lie in one Mycobacterium gordonae genomic window:
- a CDS encoding class I adenylate-forming enzyme family protein, which translates to MRHHGDANGRQQHQAITLCDLLDLRAAEHPDRDALAFPDATVSYARLAERADAVARGLLALGVQPGETVGILLPNSPDSIAVLFGAMKIGAVPVPINTRFKTYELTEVITHSRMRLLVTQPALLAAVAASPGIAPGLQIVSLGSPDASPGLLSERDFQAGANRIEAGSVRRRQEKVTVHDTAMVIYTSGTSASPKGAMLSHEAFLGVATGTADSRFFLTGQDRVWNALPLFHVGGITFVITCLYAGCCCCHVGFFRPATALDHLESQRCTVALPGFETIWLPVLSQPDFPARDLSNLRLVMAVGVPERLRDMASRLPTAVQVSCFGMTECAGFLALNQQTDTPEQRMTTGGHPLPGMQCRVVDPHTGRDVPADTEGELLFRGPHCFDGYLHDPELTARSFDDDGWFHTGDVAMMDGDGRITFVSRLKDMLKVGGENVSAAEVEGFLLRHPAVHIAAVVAAPDDYYVEVPAAYLELKPGATATEQEIIDFCLGNIATYRVPRYVRFVDEWPMSGTKIKKYVLRERIRSELVEKNIVRAPRLEPTRDAPGHFR; encoded by the coding sequence GTGCGACATCACGGCGACGCCAACGGACGTCAGCAGCACCAGGCCATCACTCTGTGCGATCTCTTGGACTTGCGAGCGGCCGAGCACCCCGATCGAGACGCCCTCGCCTTCCCGGATGCGACGGTAAGCTACGCCCGCCTGGCTGAACGCGCCGACGCGGTCGCGAGGGGATTGCTGGCGCTGGGAGTGCAGCCCGGCGAGACCGTCGGTATCTTGTTGCCGAATTCGCCGGACTCCATCGCGGTGTTGTTCGGCGCGATGAAGATCGGCGCCGTGCCGGTGCCGATCAACACCCGGTTCAAGACGTACGAACTGACCGAGGTGATCACGCACTCGCGGATGCGCCTACTGGTCACTCAACCGGCGCTGCTCGCGGCCGTGGCAGCTTCGCCCGGTATCGCGCCCGGCCTCCAGATCGTATCGCTCGGCTCCCCGGATGCGTCTCCAGGGCTATTGTCCGAGAGGGATTTTCAGGCCGGAGCCAACCGGATCGAGGCGGGGTCGGTGCGCCGTCGACAAGAAAAGGTCACGGTGCACGACACCGCCATGGTGATATACACCTCCGGCACCTCAGCCAGCCCCAAAGGGGCGATGCTGAGCCACGAAGCGTTCCTCGGTGTGGCCACGGGTACCGCAGACTCCCGGTTCTTTCTCACCGGGCAAGACCGGGTGTGGAATGCGTTGCCGCTGTTCCATGTCGGTGGCATCACCTTTGTGATCACCTGCCTCTACGCCGGCTGCTGCTGCTGCCACGTCGGCTTCTTTCGCCCGGCCACCGCTCTGGACCATTTGGAATCCCAACGCTGCACCGTCGCATTGCCCGGTTTCGAGACCATCTGGCTTCCCGTGCTGAGCCAGCCCGACTTCCCCGCGCGGGATCTGTCCAACCTGCGGCTGGTGATGGCGGTGGGGGTGCCGGAACGGCTTCGCGACATGGCAAGTCGGCTTCCCACCGCGGTGCAGGTCTCGTGCTTCGGAATGACGGAATGCGCCGGCTTCTTGGCGTTGAACCAGCAGACCGACACCCCGGAGCAGCGCATGACCACCGGCGGACACCCGCTACCGGGCATGCAGTGTCGTGTCGTAGACCCGCACACCGGCCGAGACGTGCCGGCCGACACCGAGGGCGAACTGCTTTTCCGCGGTCCCCACTGCTTTGACGGCTATCTGCACGATCCCGAACTCACCGCTAGGTCATTCGACGACGACGGGTGGTTCCACACCGGCGACGTAGCCATGATGGATGGCGACGGCAGAATCACTTTCGTCAGCAGACTCAAGGACATGCTGAAGGTGGGCGGTGAGAACGTATCCGCAGCCGAAGTGGAAGGTTTCCTGCTGCGCCATCCCGCGGTGCACATCGCCGCAGTCGTCGCCGCTCCGGACGACTACTACGTCGAAGTCCCCGCGGCATACCTCGAATTGAAACCCGGAGCGACGGCGACCGAACAGGAGATCATCGACTTTTGCCTGGGCAACATCGCCACCTATCGGGTACCCCGGTACGTCCGGTTCGTCGACGAATGGCCGATGTCGGGCACCAAGATCAAGAAATACGTTCTGCGCGAACGTATCCGGAGCGAGCTGGTGGAAAAGAACATCGTCCGGGCACCCAGACTCGAGCCGACCCGAGACGCGCCGGGTCACTTCCGTTGA
- a CDS encoding cytochrome P450, with product MAAANPPEHTRLRKLVAPHFSPEVLRARRAFVEDLVDRQLDRLDCGEPVDLIDEFAIQVPSRVISELLGLPHQDHFLFARWGVEFAATIDGARGLRDRRRIHRLLAEMTEYFAAVVADRTRHPGEDLISSLIDAVAADLLTEVQLLATCQALLIGGFVTTSNIIGNAVVALSQNPPQRAAFTADVDRAGRLVEEVLRLQAPAQYSVRLARESTTLAGHELHPGTPVVTLLAAANRDPAVFADPNAFDIGRPNSHEHLSFAAGAHYCLGASLARLEGTIALRALYARYPDLTIAGDVSYFPSRVIRGPLHLPVRCR from the coding sequence TTGGCCGCCGCGAACCCACCCGAGCACACCAGGCTGCGTAAACTCGTGGCACCGCATTTCAGCCCGGAAGTCCTGCGGGCCCGGCGTGCGTTCGTCGAAGACCTGGTCGACCGGCAGCTTGATCGGCTCGACTGTGGTGAACCGGTCGACCTGATAGACGAGTTCGCGATTCAGGTGCCGAGCAGGGTGATTTCCGAACTTCTCGGCTTGCCCCATCAGGACCACTTCTTGTTCGCACGGTGGGGGGTGGAATTCGCTGCCACGATCGACGGCGCGCGCGGCCTGCGCGACCGACGCCGCATCCACCGTCTGCTCGCGGAAATGACCGAGTACTTCGCCGCCGTCGTCGCCGACCGCACCCGTCATCCCGGCGAAGATTTGATCAGCAGCCTGATCGACGCGGTGGCAGCGGACCTGCTCACGGAGGTCCAGTTGCTCGCCACCTGCCAGGCGCTGCTGATCGGCGGCTTCGTCACAACCTCCAACATCATCGGTAACGCCGTCGTGGCGCTGTCCCAAAACCCCCCGCAGCGTGCGGCTTTCACGGCGGATGTGGATCGCGCGGGCCGGCTGGTCGAGGAGGTGTTACGGCTGCAGGCGCCCGCGCAGTACAGCGTTCGCCTGGCGCGGGAGTCAACGACGCTGGCAGGTCACGAGCTGCACCCGGGCACCCCGGTGGTCACCCTCCTCGCGGCGGCCAACCGCGACCCGGCGGTGTTCGCCGACCCCAACGCGTTCGACATCGGCAGGCCCAACTCCCACGAGCATCTGTCCTTTGCCGCCGGAGCGCATTATTGCCTAGGCGCCAGCCTGGCCCGGCTGGAAGGGACGATCGCGCTACGGGCGCTCTACGCGCGCTACCCGGATCTCACAATCGCGGGTGACGTGAGCTACTTCCCGTCCCGTGTCATCCGGGGGCCCCTGCACCTGCCTGTCCGCTGCCGCTGA
- the metH gene encoding methionine synthase, whose amino-acid sequence MEGTYVNASLNAPASSFATDIRPDCTEELTAALRQRIMVIDGAMGTAIQRDRPDEAGYRGQRFKDWASDLVGNNDLLSLTQPHIIEGIHREYLEAGADILETNTFNANAVSLADYNMQELAYELNYAGAALARKVADEFSTAEKPRYVAGALGPTTRTASISPDVNDPGARNVSYDQLVAAYLEAANGLVDGGADILIIETIFDSLNAKAAVFAVETLFEDRGRRWPVIISGTITDASGRTLSGQVTEAFWNSIRHAKPIAVGLNCALGAPEMRPYIAEVARIADTFVSCYPNAGLPNAFGEYDESPERQAGYIAEFAEAGLVNLVGGCCGTTPAHIAEIAKVVEGKPQRELPEIPVATRLSGLEPLNITDDSLFVNIGERTNITGSARFRNLIKAEDYDTALSVALQQVEVGAQVIDINMDEGMIDGVAAMDRFTKLVAAEPDISRVPVMIDSSKWDVIEAGLKNVQGKPIVNSISMKEGEEKFIREARLCRKYGAAVVVMAFDEKGQADNLERRKEICGRAYRILTEEVGFPPEDIIFDPNCFALATGIEEHATYGIDFIEACAWIKENLPGVHISGGISNVSFSFRGNNPVREAIHAVFLFHAIKAGLDMGIVNAGALVPYDSIDPELRDRIEDVVLNRREDAAERLLEIAERFNKSEKSEDPAAAEWRSLPVRKRITHALVKGIDAHVDEDTEELRAEIAAAGGRPIEVIEGPLMDGMNVVGDLFGSGKMFLPQVVKSARVMKKAVAYLLPFIEAEKEESNVSAKDTNGTIVMATVKGDVHDIGKNIVGVVLQCNNYEVIDLGVMVPASKILEAAKEHNADIIGLSGLITPSLDEMVNFAVEMEREGLEIPLLIGGATTSRAHTAVKVSPRRSGPVVWVKDASRSVPVAAALLDDKQRPALLEATEKDYASLRERHAQKNERPMLPLEKARANRTPIDWDDYTPPEPAQGLGVREFANYDLAELREYIDWQPFFNAWEMKGRFPDILNNPASGEAARKLYDDAQEMLDTLIKEKWLTANGVIGFFPANAVGDDIEVYTDETRSQVLTTLHNLRQQGAHRDGIPNRSLGDFVAPKDTGLADYVGAFAVTAGLGSQEKIAEFKAALDDYSAILLESIADRLAEAFAERMHQRVRKEFWGFQPDEHLDNDALIGEKYRGIRPAPGYPACPEHTEKVTLWKLMDVKERTGIELTESMAMWPGAAVSGWYFSHPQSQYFVVGRLAQDQVADYARRKGWTLQEAERWLAPNLGYNPED is encoded by the coding sequence ATGGAAGGAACGTACGTGAACGCCTCTCTGAATGCTCCGGCGTCAAGCTTCGCGACGGACATCCGCCCGGACTGCACCGAGGAACTGACGGCTGCGCTGCGCCAGCGGATCATGGTGATCGACGGCGCGATGGGCACAGCGATCCAGCGGGACCGGCCGGACGAGGCAGGCTATCGCGGCCAGCGGTTCAAGGACTGGGCGAGCGATCTGGTCGGAAACAACGACCTGCTCAGCCTGACGCAGCCGCACATCATCGAGGGAATCCACCGCGAGTACCTAGAGGCGGGCGCGGACATCTTGGAGACCAATACCTTCAACGCGAACGCGGTCTCGCTCGCGGACTACAACATGCAGGAGCTGGCGTACGAGTTGAACTACGCCGGAGCCGCCCTGGCCCGCAAGGTTGCCGACGAGTTCAGCACCGCCGAGAAGCCCCGTTACGTGGCAGGCGCGCTGGGGCCGACGACGCGGACCGCGTCGATCTCGCCGGACGTCAACGACCCGGGCGCCCGTAATGTCTCCTACGACCAGCTGGTCGCCGCCTACCTCGAGGCCGCCAACGGCCTGGTCGACGGCGGTGCCGACATCCTCATCATCGAGACGATCTTCGACTCGCTGAACGCCAAGGCGGCGGTGTTCGCCGTCGAGACGTTGTTCGAGGACCGGGGACGCCGCTGGCCGGTGATCATCTCGGGCACCATCACCGATGCTTCCGGACGGACGTTGTCCGGTCAGGTCACCGAGGCGTTCTGGAACTCGATCCGGCACGCGAAACCCATTGCGGTGGGGCTCAACTGCGCCCTGGGTGCGCCGGAGATGAGGCCCTACATCGCTGAAGTGGCACGGATCGCGGACACCTTCGTCTCCTGCTACCCCAACGCCGGACTGCCCAACGCCTTCGGCGAGTACGACGAGTCCCCGGAGCGGCAAGCCGGCTACATCGCCGAGTTCGCCGAGGCCGGCCTGGTCAATCTGGTCGGTGGTTGCTGTGGAACGACGCCGGCGCACATCGCCGAGATCGCCAAGGTCGTCGAGGGTAAGCCGCAGCGCGAACTGCCGGAGATTCCGGTGGCCACTCGGCTCTCGGGCCTGGAGCCGCTCAATATCACCGACGACTCGCTGTTTGTGAACATCGGTGAGCGCACCAACATCACCGGCTCCGCCCGGTTCCGCAACCTGATCAAGGCCGAGGACTACGACACCGCGTTGTCGGTAGCCTTGCAGCAGGTCGAGGTAGGCGCGCAGGTCATCGACATCAACATGGATGAGGGCATGATCGACGGCGTCGCCGCGATGGACCGGTTCACCAAGCTGGTCGCGGCAGAGCCGGACATCAGCCGCGTCCCGGTGATGATCGACTCCTCCAAGTGGGACGTCATCGAAGCGGGCCTGAAGAACGTGCAGGGCAAGCCGATCGTCAACTCGATCTCTATGAAGGAGGGCGAGGAGAAGTTCATCCGTGAGGCGCGGCTGTGCCGCAAGTACGGCGCGGCCGTGGTGGTGATGGCGTTCGACGAAAAAGGGCAGGCCGACAACCTGGAGCGCCGCAAGGAGATCTGCGGGCGCGCCTATCGGATCCTGACCGAGGAGGTGGGGTTCCCGCCCGAGGACATCATCTTCGACCCCAACTGCTTCGCGCTGGCGACCGGCATCGAGGAGCACGCGACCTACGGGATCGATTTCATCGAGGCATGCGCCTGGATCAAGGAGAACCTTCCCGGGGTGCACATCTCCGGCGGTATCTCCAACGTGTCGTTCTCGTTCCGGGGGAACAATCCCGTGCGTGAGGCGATCCACGCGGTGTTCCTGTTTCACGCCATCAAGGCCGGACTGGACATGGGCATCGTCAACGCCGGTGCGCTGGTGCCGTATGACTCGATCGATCCCGAACTGCGGGACCGCATCGAGGACGTGGTGCTGAACCGTCGTGAGGATGCCGCCGAGCGGCTGCTGGAGATCGCCGAGCGGTTCAACAAGTCCGAGAAGTCCGAGGACCCCGCCGCAGCGGAGTGGCGCAGCCTGCCGGTCCGCAAACGGATCACGCACGCCCTCGTCAAGGGCATCGACGCGCACGTCGACGAGGACACCGAGGAACTGCGGGCCGAGATCGCCGCCGCGGGTGGTCGCCCGATCGAGGTGATCGAGGGCCCGTTGATGGACGGCATGAACGTCGTCGGTGACCTCTTCGGCTCGGGCAAAATGTTCCTGCCTCAGGTCGTGAAGTCGGCCCGGGTGATGAAGAAGGCCGTGGCGTATCTGCTGCCGTTCATCGAGGCGGAGAAGGAAGAGTCCAACGTCTCCGCGAAGGACACCAACGGCACCATCGTGATGGCGACCGTGAAGGGCGACGTCCACGACATCGGCAAGAACATTGTCGGGGTCGTCCTGCAGTGCAACAACTACGAGGTGATCGACCTCGGGGTGATGGTGCCCGCGAGCAAGATCTTGGAGGCGGCGAAGGAGCACAACGCCGACATCATCGGGCTGTCCGGCCTGATCACGCCGTCCTTGGACGAAATGGTCAACTTCGCCGTTGAGATGGAACGCGAGGGCCTGGAGATCCCGCTGCTGATTGGCGGCGCGACGACCTCGCGCGCCCACACCGCCGTGAAGGTGTCGCCACGTCGCAGCGGTCCGGTGGTCTGGGTCAAGGACGCTTCCCGCTCGGTGCCGGTCGCCGCCGCGCTCCTCGACGACAAGCAACGGCCGGCCCTGCTGGAGGCCACCGAGAAGGACTACGCATCTCTTCGGGAACGGCACGCCCAGAAGAACGAGCGGCCGATGCTGCCTCTGGAGAAGGCCCGCGCGAACCGGACGCCGATCGACTGGGACGACTACACGCCGCCGGAGCCCGCTCAGGGGCTCGGCGTGCGGGAGTTCGCAAACTACGACCTCGCCGAACTGCGCGAGTACATCGACTGGCAGCCGTTCTTCAACGCCTGGGAGATGAAGGGCAGATTCCCTGACATCCTCAACAACCCGGCCTCGGGTGAGGCCGCCCGCAAGCTGTATGACGACGCCCAGGAGATGCTCGACACCCTCATTAAGGAAAAGTGGCTGACGGCCAACGGGGTTATCGGGTTCTTCCCGGCGAACGCGGTCGGGGACGACATTGAGGTCTACACCGATGAGACCCGCAGCCAGGTGCTGACCACCTTGCACAACCTGCGCCAGCAGGGCGCGCACCGCGACGGCATCCCGAACCGGTCGCTGGGTGACTTCGTCGCCCCCAAGGACACTGGTCTGGCCGACTACGTCGGCGCCTTCGCTGTCACCGCGGGTCTGGGCAGCCAGGAAAAGATCGCAGAGTTCAAGGCTGCCCTTGACGACTACAGCGCGATCCTGTTGGAGTCGATCGCCGACCGGCTGGCCGAAGCTTTCGCAGAACGGATGCACCAGCGGGTCCGCAAGGAATTCTGGGGATTCCAGCCGGACGAACACCTGGACAACGACGCGCTCATCGGTGAGAAGTACCGGGGCATCCGTCCTGCCCCCGGCTACCCGGCATGCCCGGAGCACACCGAGAAGGTGACGCTCTGGAAGTTGATGGATGTCAAGGAGCGGACCGGCATCGAGCTGACCGAGTCGATGGCGATGTGGCCCGGCGCCGCCGTCAGCGGTTGGTATTTCTCGCACCCCCAGTCGCAATACTTCGTGGTCGGCCGGCTGGCTCAGGACCAGGTCGCCGACTACGCGCGGCGCAAGGGCTGGACGCTGCAGGAAGCCGAGCGCTGGTTGGCTCCCAACCTCGGTTACAACCCGGAGGACTGA